In the Candidatus Zixiibacteriota bacterium genome, one interval contains:
- a CDS encoding VOC family protein, with product MSMEKMPDGMICHLEIHAPDLEKSAKFYTEIFNWKVDVGVMPDYALWQDTHGGAGGFSTAGEPNTTQNYFYLKVEDMEAMLAKLRDAGTEILSDKTQISPEHGYIALFKDPGGNIIGLWSQN from the coding sequence ATGTCTATGGAAAAAATGCCCGACGGAATGATCTGTCACCTGGAGATTCATGCGCCCGATCTGGAGAAAAGCGCCAAGTTCTACACCGAGATATTTAACTGGAAAGTTGATGTTGGTGTGATGCCCGACTATGCTCTCTGGCAGGATACTCATGGTGGAGCGGGAGGTTTTTCAACAGCCGGCGAGCCGAACACCACCCAGAACTACTTCTATTTGAAGGTGGAGGATATGGAAGCGATGCTGGCGAAGCTGAGAGATGCCGGAACTGAAATCCTCAGTGACAAGACCCAGATATCACCCGAACATGGATATATAGCATTATTTAAAGACCCGGGAGGAAATATTATCGGACTCTGGTCGCAGAATTAA